Proteins co-encoded in one Meiothermus sp. genomic window:
- a CDS encoding LacI family DNA-binding transcriptional regulator, with protein sequence MAKRKPTIHEVAHLAKVGIGTVSRVLNNHPSVRPETRERVLAAMSSLGYSPNPHARRVAGGRSYTISLILPVISTEFYNRLLEGIEQVLSEERYEIALFPIFSPQRLQRYLESRSLAYQTDGLLVASQGLAHLLPDQKFPTERPVVLVDAYSPRYDSAYVDNRLGGQMAAQHLAQFPGEMFAIQMQEELDELMRNTVGQERVAGFREGLEQAGRKLPDNHVFISRFSAEGGRLALQHFMRQSKPPYNIFAGADLLALGVLEEAERQGLEVGEEVRLLGFDGHPWTEARGLSTLAQPIEAMGAEAARLLLDRIRGYRGSPRARRFEPTLIVRQSTQPPRTRKKKYQNEYQKLAKLGSAQIKR encoded by the coding sequence GTGGCCAAACGCAAACCTACCATCCACGAAGTTGCTCACCTAGCCAAGGTTGGAATCGGAACGGTAAGCCGGGTGCTCAACAACCACCCCTCGGTACGACCGGAGACCCGCGAACGCGTGCTGGCCGCAATGTCCAGCCTGGGGTACAGCCCCAACCCCCATGCCCGGCGGGTGGCGGGGGGGCGCAGCTACACCATCTCGCTCATCCTCCCGGTAATCTCCACCGAGTTTTACAACCGACTGCTCGAGGGCATCGAGCAGGTGTTGAGTGAAGAGCGCTACGAAATTGCGCTGTTCCCTATCTTCTCGCCGCAACGGTTACAGCGCTATTTGGAAAGCCGCTCGCTGGCCTACCAGACCGACGGACTGTTGGTGGCCTCGCAGGGCCTGGCCCACCTGTTGCCCGACCAGAAATTTCCTACCGAGCGGCCCGTGGTGCTGGTGGATGCCTACAGTCCTCGCTACGACTCAGCCTACGTGGACAACCGTCTGGGCGGGCAGATGGCAGCCCAGCACCTGGCCCAGTTTCCCGGTGAGATGTTTGCCATCCAGATGCAAGAAGAGCTCGACGAGTTGATGCGCAATACCGTGGGGCAGGAGCGGGTTGCGGGGTTCCGAGAAGGGCTCGAGCAGGCCGGGCGGAAACTGCCCGATAACCACGTGTTTATCTCGCGGTTCTCGGCCGAGGGCGGGCGGCTGGCCCTGCAGCACTTTATGCGGCAGTCCAAGCCCCCTTACAACATCTTTGCCGGGGCCGACCTATTGGCCTTGGGGGTGCTGGAGGAGGCCGAGCGGCAGGGGCTCGAGGTCGGTGAGGAGGTGCGCTTGCTGGGCTTCGATGGGCACCCCTGGACCGAAGCCCGGGGTCTCTCGACCCTGGCCCAGCCCATCGAGGCCATGGGGGCCGAGGCCGCCCGCCTGTTGCTCGATCGCATCCGGGGCTACAGGGGCAGCCCTCGAGCCCGGCGCTTTGAGCCTACCCTTATTGTCCGCCAATCGACCCAGCCCCCACGCACACGTAAAAAAAAGTACCAGAACGAATACCAAAAGCTG
- a CDS encoding glycerol-3-phosphate acyltransferase, whose amino-acid sequence MDFLWVVVAYLVGSLTFGQIAGVIKGFNLADRDTPGASGTFRQLGARWGVAVALADVLKGVLVAYLSQFGQGPWSVVLMGVAVVAGHNWPIFFGFRGGGGIAPTLGFFGFLYPTITFIAAAIGLGVAGLYWQLYWKRHRQSWYPFPVGALVGYIYALIAFWPTGIGFWAFLGVSGVVALRGLRMVRNGR is encoded by the coding sequence ATGGACTTTCTATGGGTGGTGGTGGCCTATCTGGTAGGTTCACTAACTTTTGGACAGATTGCAGGGGTGATCAAAGGGTTCAACCTGGCCGACCGGGATACACCCGGTGCTAGCGGCACTTTTCGCCAACTGGGAGCCCGGTGGGGGGTTGCGGTGGCGCTGGCCGATGTGCTCAAAGGGGTTTTGGTGGCCTACCTGAGCCAGTTTGGTCAGGGGCCCTGGAGCGTGGTTTTGATGGGTGTGGCCGTGGTGGCGGGCCATAACTGGCCGATCTTTTTTGGTTTTCGCGGAGGGGGTGGAATTGCCCCAACCCTGGGTTTTTTTGGCTTTCTGTACCCCACCATCACCTTTATTGCGGCAGCGATCGGCCTGGGGGTCGCAGGCCTCTACTGGCAACTCTATTGGAAACGTCACCGACAAAGCTGGTATCCCTTCCCGGTAGGCGCATTGGTTGGCTATATTTATGCACTCATCGCCTTTTGGCCCACCGGCATAGGGTTCTGGGCCTTTCTGGGGGTGAGTGGGGTGGTGGCGCTGCGGGGTTTGCGCATGGTCAGAAATGGACGATGA
- the abc-f gene encoding ribosomal protection-like ABC-F family protein, with amino-acid sequence MRIVYAENLEYTLGARDLLAGVNLELRHGDRLALVGANGSGKTTLMRLLAGALEPTAGRIHRSEGVHLELLAQDPQYGPADTVESVLKRGFARVQAMEAGLAQLETHLADPGIYHRWEALHERYQAIGGYQQRARYEAVLKGLRFEGREQEKASVLSGGEARRLALGALLLSGADALLLDEPTNHLDLEMTAWLVGFLQSYGGAILTVSHDRRFLDQVTQRVAWLRRGQIRLYEGNYSAFRRERALQEEQEAREYANWLKEKERREGILEQAQRWAHSSAKHARRLHSLEARMAQFMEEAVQAPEADDPSLRIHFPLEKEATAERVLEGWELHKTLGGRPLFQIPHLLVRKGERIALIGPNGAGKTTLLRVLLGLLPSDHPAGRVKTGPGVRVGYYDQKLSGFDPELTLFETLYRMLGEKAHAALGAWMFPYEAQFKQVRHLSGGERARLALLALSLQQASLLVLDEPTNHLDLETVEALEQALLDYPGTLLLVSHDLAFLDRLATRTWHVHNGQFADYPAPPGEYLERRNVRIAPEKSPDPKPQNPTARPGRVKGRWHLEREKERLEAEIAGLEAQLQAVLAQANQPGLHHLEYARIAEEQHRLQALLEQAFARWAEVSERLEAL; translated from the coding sequence GTGCGGATTGTATACGCCGAGAACCTCGAGTACACCCTGGGGGCCCGCGACCTGCTGGCGGGGGTAAACCTGGAATTGCGCCACGGCGACCGGCTGGCCCTGGTAGGGGCCAACGGCTCGGGCAAGACCACCCTCATGCGCCTGCTGGCGGGGGCGCTGGAGCCCACCGCAGGCCGGATTCACCGGAGTGAGGGGGTGCATCTGGAGCTTTTGGCCCAAGACCCCCAGTACGGCCCCGCAGACACCGTGGAATCGGTGCTCAAGCGGGGGTTTGCTCGGGTACAGGCCATGGAGGCCGGGCTGGCCCAATTGGAAACCCATCTGGCCGACCCTGGCATCTACCACCGCTGGGAGGCGCTGCACGAGCGTTATCAGGCCATTGGCGGCTATCAGCAACGGGCCCGCTACGAGGCGGTGCTCAAGGGTTTGCGCTTCGAGGGGCGTGAGCAGGAGAAGGCCAGCGTACTCTCGGGGGGCGAGGCCCGTCGCCTGGCCCTGGGGGCCTTGCTGCTCTCAGGGGCGGATGCGCTATTGCTGGACGAGCCGACCAACCACCTCGACCTCGAGATGACGGCCTGGCTGGTGGGTTTCTTGCAATCCTACGGCGGCGCCATTCTGACCGTCTCGCACGACCGGCGCTTCCTCGACCAGGTAACCCAGCGGGTGGCCTGGCTGCGCCGCGGGCAGATCCGGCTCTACGAGGGCAACTACTCGGCCTTTCGCCGCGAGCGGGCGCTTCAGGAAGAGCAGGAAGCCCGCGAATACGCCAACTGGCTCAAGGAGAAGGAGCGGCGCGAGGGCATTCTGGAGCAGGCCCAGCGCTGGGCCCACAGCAGCGCCAAGCACGCCCGGCGCCTGCACAGCCTGGAAGCCCGTATGGCCCAGTTCATGGAGGAAGCGGTGCAGGCGCCCGAGGCCGACGACCCCAGCCTGCGGATTCACTTCCCCCTGGAGAAGGAAGCCACCGCCGAGCGGGTGCTCGAGGGCTGGGAGTTACACAAAACCCTGGGGGGCCGCCCGCTGTTTCAGATACCCCACCTGCTGGTGCGCAAGGGCGAGCGCATCGCCCTAATTGGCCCCAACGGGGCCGGCAAGACCACCCTGCTCAGGGTGCTGCTGGGCCTGCTGCCCTCCGACCATCCGGCGGGGCGGGTCAAAACCGGGCCGGGGGTGCGGGTGGGCTACTACGACCAGAAGCTCTCCGGCTTCGACCCCGAGCTCACCCTGTTCGAGACCCTTTACCGGATGCTGGGCGAGAAGGCCCATGCCGCGCTGGGGGCCTGGATGTTTCCCTACGAGGCCCAGTTCAAGCAGGTCAGGCACCTTTCGGGCGGGGAGCGGGCCCGGCTGGCCCTGCTCGCGCTTTCGTTGCAGCAGGCCAGCCTGCTGGTCTTGGACGAGCCCACCAACCACCTCGACCTCGAGACCGTGGAGGCCCTCGAGCAGGCCCTGCTGGACTACCCCGGTACGCTGCTGCTGGTCTCGCACGACCTGGCCTTCCTCGACCGACTGGCTACCCGCACCTGGCACGTTCATAACGGGCAGTTCGCCGACTACCCGGCCCCGCCCGGCGAGTATCTGGAACGCCGGAATGTGCGCATAGCGCCCGAGAAAAGCCCCGACCCCAAGCCCCAGAACCCCACCGCCAGGCCTGGCAGGGTTAAGGGCCGCTGGCACCTCGAGCGGGAAAAAGAACGGCTGGAGGCCGAGATAGCTGGGCTCGAGGCCCAGCTTCAGGCCGTGCTGGCCCAGGCCAACCAGCCCGGCCTGCACCACCTCGAGTACGCCCGGATTGCCGAGGAACAGCACCGACTCCAAGCCCTGCTCGAGCAGGCCTTCGCCCGCTGGGCCGAGGTCTCGGAGCGACTGGAAGCCCTGTAA
- a CDS encoding PLP-dependent aminotransferase family protein has product MGVRVKLRHDKHMALYRHIAEEFRTRIAKGELPPGTRLPTVRALAREVGTTRLTVHNAYRELQSDGLIESVVGRGTFVSPQARPSTPLSFGERLEPDSVLSDLHRLQHARVLHNLALATADPALFPYAAFWACLDSLKPLAQEVFGYGSLMGEPELRVAISELLEQRGIGADPKEVLVTVGGLQGLALVCRALAEPGEEVLLEEPTYLGLLGILKQFRLKPLPVPLNPEGPRLEVLEALLKRHRPRFYYTIPSYHNPTGLRFQEGRLQGLLELARTYGFTLVEDDTLGLLSYEKTPPTPLLALAQRMGLEAQVVHLASLSKVLMPGLRIGYLVAAPALLERFLPLHNVSDITGPPPLLQRATARFIRQGGLKQHLKQVLPLYQKRRDTLLQSLRRYMPKGVEWSRPEGGFSCWVSLPRLFSNLELHHQALAQGVAITPGEAFLVQTDETMHFRLCFGAQTAEGLEEGVKELAKLIRARVAQEPA; this is encoded by the coding sequence ATGGGGGTGCGGGTCAAGCTGCGGCATGACAAACATATGGCTTTGTACCGCCATATTGCCGAGGAGTTCCGCACCCGCATCGCCAAGGGCGAGCTGCCCCCCGGCACCCGGCTGCCCACGGTGCGGGCCCTGGCCCGCGAGGTAGGCACCACCCGCCTCACCGTGCACAACGCCTACCGCGAGCTACAGTCCGACGGGCTGATCGAGTCGGTGGTGGGGCGGGGCACCTTTGTGAGCCCGCAAGCCCGGCCCTCCACCCCGCTCAGCTTTGGCGAGCGGCTGGAGCCCGACTCGGTGCTCTCCGACCTGCACCGCCTGCAACACGCCCGGGTGTTGCACAACCTGGCCCTGGCCACCGCCGACCCTGCTCTGTTCCCGTATGCGGCGTTCTGGGCCTGCCTGGATAGCCTGAAGCCCCTGGCCCAGGAGGTTTTTGGCTATGGCTCCCTGATGGGCGAGCCCGAACTCCGGGTGGCTATTAGCGAGCTGCTGGAGCAGCGGGGCATCGGGGCCGACCCCAAGGAGGTGCTGGTCACAGTAGGGGGTCTGCAGGGACTGGCCCTGGTCTGCCGGGCCCTGGCCGAACCGGGCGAGGAGGTGCTGCTGGAAGAGCCCACCTACCTGGGCCTGCTGGGCATCCTCAAGCAGTTTCGCCTCAAGCCCCTGCCGGTGCCCCTGAACCCCGAAGGCCCCCGGCTCGAGGTGCTCGAGGCCCTGCTCAAGCGCCACCGCCCGCGCTTTTACTACACCATCCCCAGCTACCACAACCCCACCGGGCTGCGCTTCCAGGAGGGGCGGCTACAGGGTTTGCTCGAGCTGGCCCGCACCTACGGCTTCACCCTGGTCGAAGACGACACCCTGGGCCTCTTGTCCTACGAGAAAACCCCGCCCACCCCGCTCCTGGCCCTGGCCCAGCGGATGGGCCTGGAGGCCCAGGTAGTACACCTGGCCAGCCTCTCCAAGGTGCTGATGCCGGGCCTGCGCATCGGCTACCTGGTCGCCGCGCCGGCTTTGCTCGAACGCTTCCTCCCCCTGCACAACGTTTCCGACATCACCGGCCCCCCACCCCTCCTGCAGCGGGCCACCGCCCGCTTCATCCGCCAGGGCGGCCTGAAACAGCACCTCAAGCAGGTACTGCCTCTGTATCAGAAGCGGCGGGATACCCTCTTGCAGTCCCTGCGCCGCTACATGCCCAAAGGGGTGGAGTGGAGCCGTCCGGAGGGGGGCTTCTCCTGCTGGGTGAGCCTGCCCCGGCTTTTTTCCAACCTGGAGTTGCATCACCAGGCCCTGGCCCAGGGGGTAGCCATTACCCCCGGCGAGGCTTTTTTAGTGCAGACCGACGAGACCATGCACTTCCGGCTGTGCTTTGGGGCCCAGACCGCCGAGGGCCTGGAGGAGGGGGTGAAAGAACTGGCCAAACTGATCCGTGCGCGGGTTGCACAAGAACCGGCTTGA
- the eat gene encoding ethanolamine permease encodes MENKPKAVRGAHYVDVDNTYLEKRRLRKSAGWVLLWGLGVGAVISGDFFGWNFGLAAGGFGGLLLATLVVAVMYVTMVLSIAELSTALPHAGGFYSFTRSAFGPNWAYLNGVTDLIEYVITPAVIVVGIAGYMNALVPGVPAWIWWAAFYALFVGINIRGTALTLRVSLIVTLLALAVLVVFYVAAGFSGAFSWDKVFNIAPQEGGSSFLPFGWYGVFAALPFAIWFYLAIEQLPLAAEESHDVVRDMPRALILGIITLLVLSVLTLILNTGVAGAKEVGESGAPLELGFKAVFGDAATSTFLTLIAITGLVASFHAIIYAYGRLIFALSRAGYLPTGLSIVSRYHTPHFALILGAVVGFLMCVLISTFSDSVGAALLNMAVFGAVISYAMVMFAYIRLARTRPDLPRPYKSPLGVPGAWVGAILALVCLAATFAVESYRPGVVGTAVFVVLMMAYYWFYSRFRLVAQAPEEEAALIAEAQREIR; translated from the coding sequence ATGGAAAACAAACCCAAAGCGGTGCGCGGGGCGCACTACGTAGACGTAGACAACACCTATCTAGAGAAGCGGCGCTTGCGCAAGAGCGCGGGCTGGGTGCTTTTGTGGGGTCTGGGGGTCGGCGCGGTTATCTCGGGCGACTTCTTCGGCTGGAACTTCGGGCTGGCCGCCGGGGGTTTTGGCGGGCTGCTGCTGGCCACGCTGGTGGTGGCGGTGATGTACGTGACCATGGTGCTCTCCATCGCCGAGCTTTCCACCGCCCTGCCCCACGCAGGGGGCTTCTACTCCTTCACCCGCAGCGCCTTCGGCCCCAACTGGGCCTACCTGAACGGGGTCACCGACCTGATTGAGTACGTGATTACCCCGGCGGTGATCGTGGTGGGCATTGCTGGCTACATGAACGCGCTGGTTCCCGGTGTGCCGGCCTGGATCTGGTGGGCGGCCTTCTACGCCCTCTTTGTGGGCATCAACATCCGGGGTACGGCCCTTACCCTGCGGGTCTCGCTGATCGTAACCCTGCTGGCGCTGGCGGTACTGGTGGTCTTTTACGTAGCCGCGGGGTTCTCCGGCGCTTTTAGCTGGGATAAGGTCTTCAACATCGCGCCGCAGGAAGGGGGCTCGAGCTTCCTCCCCTTTGGCTGGTACGGGGTCTTTGCGGCGCTGCCGTTTGCCATCTGGTTCTATCTGGCCATCGAGCAGCTTCCCCTGGCCGCCGAGGAGTCCCACGACGTGGTGCGGGACATGCCGCGGGCCCTCATCCTGGGCATTATCACCCTGCTGGTGCTCTCGGTGCTGACCCTCATCCTCAACACCGGGGTGGCCGGGGCCAAGGAGGTGGGCGAGTCGGGCGCGCCGCTGGAACTGGGCTTCAAGGCGGTCTTCGGCGACGCCGCTACCAGCACCTTCCTGACCCTGATTGCCATTACCGGTCTGGTGGCCAGCTTCCACGCCATCATCTACGCCTACGGGCGGCTCATCTTCGCCCTCTCGCGGGCCGGCTACCTGCCGACCGGGCTTTCCATCGTGAGCCGCTACCACACCCCACACTTCGCCCTGATTCTGGGCGCGGTGGTGGGCTTTTTGATGTGCGTGCTGATCAGCACCTTCTCGGACAGCGTAGGCGCGGCCTTGCTCAACATGGCGGTCTTCGGTGCGGTGATCTCCTACGCCATGGTGATGTTTGCCTATATCCGCCTGGCCCGCACCCGCCCCGACCTGCCCCGCCCCTACAAAAGCCCGTTGGGCGTGCCGGGGGCCTGGGTGGGGGCCATTCTGGCCCTGGTCTGCCTGGCCGCCACCTTCGCGGTGGAAAGCTACCGGCCGGGGGTGGTGGGCACGGCGGTGTTTGTGGTGCTGATGATGGCCTACTACTGGTTCTATAGCCGCTTCCGCCTGGTGGCCCAGGCCCCCGAGGAGGAAGCCGCCCTGATTGCCGAGGCCCAGCGGGAGATTCGCTAA
- a CDS encoding glutamine synthetase family protein, which yields MTENAARNLSWLAHKVGIGEIDTVLVGFPDHYGRLMGKRFEAEYFLEEVAEHGTHGCDYLLTTDMEMEPVQGYRFANWELGYGDFHLVPDLATLRPATWLEKSAIVLCDLEDERTHRLIGVAPRTLLKQQLERARAMGYTVMAASELEYYLYQVSYRQAHQQGYGGLEPAGYYLEDYHLLQGTREEPFTRAVRQHLKASGIPVENSKGEWGLGQHEVNLRYAEALEMADRHVLFKQCLKEVAESMSLSVTFMAKPHHGQAGSSCHIHLSLWKDGQNAFAGEEAFGPVQGSRIFGQFLAGWIAHIPDFMPFYAPTVNSYKRYEDGSWAPTRLAWSYDNRTAGFRVVGRGASLRIECRIGGADLNPYLALAAALASGLDGLEQGLTPPPIFQGDIYQARHLPRVPYTLGEAAEGFAQSTFAKAALGEAAHEHYTHFFKSEWQAFNRAVTDWERKRYYERI from the coding sequence ATGACGGAAAACGCCGCAAGAAATCTCAGTTGGCTGGCCCATAAGGTCGGCATCGGCGAGATTGACACAGTTTTGGTGGGCTTCCCCGACCACTACGGGCGGCTGATGGGCAAGCGCTTCGAGGCCGAGTACTTTCTGGAAGAGGTGGCAGAGCACGGCACCCACGGCTGCGACTACCTGCTCACCACCGACATGGAGATGGAGCCGGTGCAGGGCTACCGCTTTGCCAACTGGGAGCTGGGCTACGGCGACTTTCACTTAGTGCCCGACCTTGCCACCCTGCGGCCTGCGACCTGGCTCGAGAAGAGCGCCATCGTGCTCTGTGACCTCGAGGACGAGCGCACCCACCGCCTGATTGGGGTGGCCCCCCGCACCCTTCTAAAGCAGCAGCTCGAGCGGGCCAGGGCCATGGGCTACACCGTGATGGCAGCCTCGGAGCTGGAGTACTACCTTTACCAAGTCTCCTACCGCCAGGCCCACCAGCAGGGGTACGGCGGGCTCGAGCCCGCCGGGTACTACCTCGAGGACTACCACCTGCTCCAGGGCACCCGCGAGGAACCCTTTACCCGCGCGGTGCGCCAGCACCTGAAGGCTTCCGGCATCCCGGTGGAGAACTCCAAAGGGGAGTGGGGCCTGGGCCAGCACGAGGTAAACCTGCGCTACGCCGAGGCCCTGGAGATGGCCGACCGGCACGTCCTCTTCAAGCAATGCCTGAAAGAGGTGGCCGAGTCTATGAGCCTTTCCGTGACCTTTATGGCCAAGCCCCACCACGGCCAGGCCGGTTCTTCCTGCCACATCCACCTCTCGCTCTGGAAGGACGGCCAGAACGCCTTCGCCGGCGAGGAGGCCTTTGGGCCGGTGCAGGGCTCGAGGATCTTCGGGCAGTTTCTGGCTGGCTGGATTGCCCACATCCCCGACTTCATGCCCTTCTACGCCCCCACCGTCAACAGCTACAAACGCTACGAGGACGGCTCTTGGGCTCCCACCCGGCTGGCCTGGAGCTACGACAACCGCACCGCCGGGTTCCGCGTGGTGGGGCGGGGGGCCTCGCTGCGCATCGAGTGCCGAATTGGAGGGGCCGACCTGAACCCCTACCTGGCCCTGGCCGCCGCGCTGGCCTCGGGGCTCGATGGGCTGGAGCAGGGCCTCACCCCGCCCCCCATCTTCCAGGGCGACATCTACCAGGCCCGCCACCTGCCGCGCGTACCCTACACCCTGGGCGAGGCCGCCGAGGGGTTTGCCCAGAGTACCTTTGCCAAAGCTGCCCTGGGCGAAGCGGCCCACGAACACTACACCCACTTCTTCAAGAGCGAGTGGCAGGCCTTCAACCGGGCCGTCACCGACTGGGAGCGCAAGCGGTATTATGAGCGGATTTGA
- a CDS encoding glucose 1-dehydrogenase, whose translation MQLADKVALITGAASGIGREAALLFAREGARVVAVDLSEKGLETVEAIRSAGGQAHFVQADVSKAEDAQRMVSEAERVFGRLEILFNNAGISHAEDDDAIHTSEAVWDLTFAVNVKGVFLGCKYGIPALQRAGGGSIINTASFVAFMGAATPQLAYTASKGAVLSMTRELAVIHARQGIRVNALCPGPLQTELLMKYLDTPEKRQRRLVHIPMGRFGQAAEIAQAALYLASPASSFMTGAALLVDGGITAAYVTPE comes from the coding sequence ATGCAACTAGCCGACAAAGTAGCCCTGATTACCGGAGCCGCCAGCGGGATTGGCCGCGAGGCCGCGCTGCTTTTTGCCCGCGAGGGGGCCAGGGTGGTGGCGGTGGATCTCTCGGAAAAAGGCCTCGAGACCGTGGAGGCCATTCGAAGCGCGGGGGGCCAGGCCCACTTCGTGCAGGCCGACGTCTCGAAGGCCGAGGATGCCCAGCGGATGGTGTCTGAGGCCGAACGGGTCTTTGGGCGGCTGGAGATCCTCTTTAATAACGCGGGCATCTCCCACGCCGAGGACGACGACGCCATCCACACCAGCGAGGCGGTCTGGGATCTGACCTTCGCGGTCAACGTCAAGGGGGTCTTCCTGGGCTGCAAGTACGGCATCCCGGCTTTGCAGCGGGCCGGGGGCGGCAGCATCATCAACACCGCTTCCTTTGTGGCCTTTATGGGAGCCGCCACCCCCCAACTGGCCTACACCGCCAGCAAAGGGGCGGTGCTCTCCATGACCCGCGAGCTGGCGGTCATCCACGCCCGGCAGGGCATCCGGGTGAATGCGCTCTGCCCGGGCCCCTTGCAGACCGAGCTCTTGATGAAGTACCTGGACACCCCCGAGAAGCGCCAGCGCCGGCTGGTGCACATCCCCATGGGCCGCTTCGGCCAGGCCGCCGAGATTGCCCAGGCCGCTTTGTACCTGGCGAGCCCGGCCTCTTCGTTCATGACCGGGGCGGCTTTGCTGGTGGATGGGGGCATTACCGCCGCCTACGTCACCCCGGAGTGA